The Bacillota bacterium genome contains the following window.
GCTCGTGAGCCAGTTGATTGCAGGGAAGTGCCTGCTGTAGGCGAGCGCCGCGTCCAATGCCCAGAACACTTTCACGATCCTCAGCGTCGCCTGAGTGACTGGCTCGGACAGGTCGCCGCCAGGTGGAGAGACCGCGCCGACGACAGTGAGGGAGCCTTCGCGCCCATCCGACCCGGCACAGATGACCCTCCCCGCCCGTTCGTAAAACGCCGCGGCGCGGGAGCCGAGATAAGCGGGATAGCCTTCCTCGCCTGGCATCTCCTCGAGACGCCCCGACATCTCGCGCAACGCCTCCGCCCACCGTGAGGTGGAATCCGCCATGAGGGCGACACTGTATCCCATGTCCCGGAAGTACTCAGCTATGGTGATCCCCGTGTACACCGACGACTCACGCGCAGCAACCGGCATGTCGGAGGTATTGGCGATGAGGACAGTCCTCTTCATCAAAGGCTCCCCGGACCTGGGGTCGAGAAGTTCCGGGAATTCCATGAGAACGTCGGTCATCTCGTTCCCACGTTCACCACAGCCGACGTACACGATGATCTCTGCGTCCGCCCATTTGGCCAGCTGGTGCTGGACAACCGTCTTCCCGGACCCGAAAGGCCCTGGGATGCACGCCGTGCCCCCTTTGGCCACCGGGAAGAAAGTATCGAGAACACGCTGACCTGTGACAAGCGGTTCGGTCGGGCTGAGTTTCTCCCGGATCGGCCTGCCCCGGCGCACCGGCCACCTCTGCATCATGGTGACCTCGCGGACCTCGCCCTGTCCGGTCTCTATTCTCGCCACGGTGTCCATGATCCGGGCATCGCCGGAGTGGACCCACTGTACCGTTCCCGACACTCCCGGCGGGACCATGATCATATGCTTCACGACGGGAGTCTCCTGGACCGTGCCGAGGATATCGCCTGAGACGACCAGGTCGCCTGGTTTCACCCTGGGTCCGAAGTCCCAAACGGCGTCGCGGTCCAGCCCGGGCGCTTCCACACCGCGGGCTATGCGGTCGCCCGTGGCCGCCCTGATGCGGTCGAGCGGGCGCTGAATTCCGTCGTAGATGGAGCTTATGAGACCGGGACCAAGCTCGACGGAGAGTGGCTCCCCGGTGGTGTAGACCGGCTCGCCCGGGCCAAGGCCGAACGTCTCCTCATAAACCTGAATCGATGCACGGTCCCCTCGCATCTCGATGATCTCACCGACGAGGCGCCGGTCGGAGACCCGCACAACGTCGTACATCTTCGCCCCTTGCATCCCCTCGGCGACGACCAGAGGGCCCGAAACCTTGACTATTCTACCTACATTCACCTGCGAACTCATGAGGCGTTCCCCTCTTTTCCGAACAGGATGTCGGCGCCGAGCGCTCTCTCAACGGTCCGCCGTATCTTCTCAAGCGCCGCCCCGGTATTCCCCCGGTTGTCGGGAATGGTGAGAACCACCGGAAGCGGCCGCTTGCTGTACTCTGTTATCGCATCTATGATCCCTTTCGCGAACCCTTCGGTGATGAAGATCGCCGCGTAGTCCTCGCGCGCCAGCGCGTGGAGCCTCTCCTCAGCCGCCCGCTCATCCGAGACCGGGAAAACCGAGACACCGAGAGCCCGAAAGCCCAGTATGGAGTCTTCATCACCTATCACGCCGATTCTATGCATAACCTTCACACAACCTCTCCCGGATGGTGTCCGGCGGAAGGTCGTTGACCTTGCCCACGCAGATGCGCCTGAGGGTCGAGGCTTCGTTCTCCCGGGCCATGAGATAGCCCAGCACAGGTTCGTACCCGTCCGCGAGGTACCTGGTTTCCCGGACCCTCTCGGCGATGGCAGCATCCGCCAGGGCTTCGAGCCTCCTCAAGGATCCAGTCTTCTGCCACTCATCGACCCCCTCGGAGACCACCTTCGCGTACGCCGACCTTGACAGCGCGCTTGCGAACCTGTCCACAGGCTCGCCAA
Protein-coding sequences here:
- a CDS encoding V-type ATP synthase subunit F; protein product: MHRIGVIGDEDSILGFRALGVSVFPVSDERAAEERLHALAREDYAAIFITEGFAKGIIDAITEYSKRPLPVVLTIPDNRGNTGAALEKIRRTVERALGADILFGKEGNAS
- a CDS encoding V-type ATP synthase subunit A produces the protein MSSQVNVGRIVKVSGPLVVAEGMQGAKMYDVVRVSDRRLVGEIIEMRGDRASIQVYEETFGLGPGEPVYTTGEPLSVELGPGLISSIYDGIQRPLDRIRAATGDRIARGVEAPGLDRDAVWDFGPRVKPGDLVVSGDILGTVQETPVVKHMIMVPPGVSGTVQWVHSGDARIMDTVARIETGQGEVREVTMMQRWPVRRGRPIREKLSPTEPLVTGQRVLDTFFPVAKGGTACIPGPFGSGKTVVQHQLAKWADAEIIVYVGCGERGNEMTDVLMEFPELLDPRSGEPLMKRTVLIANTSDMPVAARESSVYTGITIAEYFRDMGYSVALMADSTSRWAEALREMSGRLEEMPGEEGYPAYLGSRAAAFYERAGRVICAGSDGREGSLTVVGAVSPPGGDLSEPVTQATLRIVKVFWALDAALAYSRHFPAINWLTSYSLYLDRIDARLRERLGDSFVEMRGEAMKILQEEAELEEIVRLVGVDALSSRERLTLETAKSLREDFLHQNAFHEVDTYTSLEKQAAMLAAILEFDHAAREAVEQGVDLDTLLRLPVRGKIGRMKYTEEAHMDEIRSLAEQARSEVRAISSEGGEDVA